Part of the Benincasa hispida cultivar B227 chromosome 11, ASM972705v1, whole genome shotgun sequence genome, CTTTAATTAAGTAGGTTAATGAAACAATAATGTAGGGATGCAATAAATTTTTTGTTAACATTTTTGGCAATTTTATTTTGGTAGAATTGGATATATTGAGAGTAAAGTTAAaggtaataataaaaaaaaaaaaaaattaagaaccaTCCAAATCGAGAATTACACTAAGAATATAACACAaccgatttatttatttaccttCGTTTTAAGAGGATAGAGATTCAAATCCTCCAAATATAGTTGAACTGAAAGAAGAATTCaaacagatatatttctatctattTAGTCTCGCATTAATTTATGTCTTGAATTTGAACTCTATTGAATCTAACACTTTTTCCATTGCTTACATTAAGGCAATATAAAAATTGTGTTTGGCAAAATTTGGATGTTGACAACATCCATGTTAGGGTGCCAAAGTTTTGTTTTGTTAGACTTTATTACTTTTATGCCCAAAACTAACAAAGATTTTCATTTGTGTGAAGTTAATTCCAATGATGTTGACTAgatcttatttatatttatatatatacaagtcCCCATACTACATCTTTTTAAGCCAACTTTAACTTTCGATAGTTTGGTTTACATTTCATTTAGGGGTGTTCATCGGTTTGTAAATTCTTCGACccaaatcatttttataaaaaaaatgaacccaacccaactcaagcatgaaatatttggattgaGTTGGTTTGGATTAATCggataatttatttaaaattttgttctaaaaaaaagcaaaacgtaaatatataaaaatccaatttaattattttcatatattaaattaagaataacaactcaacttcaatttatatagtgaaaattttctttctaaagtgcaaagaaattactcttaagagttgttgaaaaataaattattcaaaaaatattgaaattaaataaaattaaaatctatctatctatctatctatctatctatatatatatatatttaaagttaataataaattcgggttggttcatGTTGGTTTGGATTATATTAGGTAAACTCATGAACCAAgtcaatccataaaattttcatttatttgaacccaacccaacccagtTATAACCTAACCCAAACCACATGGTtaggttgatcgattttttcggatCATCAGATTTTTTGAATACCCCTAATTCCATGGTAGCCTAAACAAAGATTATACTACAATAAACATAACATAGTATTACATAATCTATTCGCAAATAAGAtctataatttaaagaaagaacATCACACAAAAGTTTGACAGCCACAACACAAGATAGattaaatattgtttaaaatacTCTAGCTAACAACATAATTACCAAACATAGTTTTCAAACCCATATGAACAAATTTGACAATTTAACCATAATTCTTTGACCTAAAAACcataaaaacatataaaatccCTTCCTTTTTCCTTCCAAAGTGTcaaaatcttgaaatcaaaaggGTAACTTCTCTTCTAAGGAatgtatatatacatacatatagatATATATGAACCAATATACATAAACCCTAATATCACCTCTACCATgggattcttcttcttttttcttggCCAAAGGAATAATTGGGTTTCTTCAAAAGCACTATATCTAACCAAAGCTTTATTCTTTACATTTTGTTGTGTTTCAAAAAAGAGAGCCATCTCTCTTTCAATGGAATATGTGTTATATATATGGAGTTGTGCTTGGTTCTGATGCTTTGGATGCCACCCCACTACTTTTTCTTCTGCCATATaatatatgtttcttttttctttttcctttttttgccATTTTATCCTTCTATAATATAAAGTCATTGAGTTTATGCAATTTATCCATGCAACTTGACTTGCTTGGTTAGTTTACCCTAGAATAGTATTGGTTTCTAATTACTCTTATATCATACCTAAGAgacctaattttaattttagttaataaataAGGATGAAAAAATCCTTGAACATGTCGATATATTCGTAAATCGAAAGGTTTGATATCAATGTTGAATATCCATTGATATCTTCAACATCTTTAAATGCTCGTAAAATATAAGAATGTCATCTCTCTTGTCCAATATTAATATGATTGTTAATAATAATATTCGTTACTTAATTTTGGagtcaaaataatttaattattaacatAAATAGATTTTACAAATTTCGTgacttataaaaatatttaacgatatcaatattttaatccttGTTTATAAGTTGTAACTAATCAACTTTATAGAGTAGTTTCATGCATCTTTTAACATCCATATTGTTCACATCTAATGAAGAAATAATCCTCCATAATTATTGataatacattattttattttattttcacgATAAATTAACCATATACATAAAAAGAGTGTTAATTACTTGGAGCTGTCTCTATGGTAGATTAAACTAGAATTTTTACATATGATTCTCTCTAGAAAGGTAAAATTTTTTGGCCTACTGATGCTTTTGATCACTacttttcttgaaattttcttttaaaaccttttttctTCCATCCCTTGCTCTTACTCCGTTTTTTGGGTAAAATATTGgatgtgcaaaaaaaaaaaaaaaaaaaaaaaaaagaaaaagtcttTTAGAAAAGGGAAGACAAAAATAATACATTAAAAATATTGGAAAGTTACTTCTAGGATCATTCACTCTCATGACAAAATTTACCTACATATGTCTATATATTTACATATCTACTCATATAAATGTACGTTTAGTAGGTAAAAATGGTTGGCCATTTATGTAAAAACATCTTAGTATATGTTTGGCAACAAAATCCACAATAAATATTGAAGTTATCTATCTACCTTGAAAAGTACCATTTTCAGTCTTATCTTTTGGGCTAACATGTAAAAAATTCCACAATAAATTTGTGGTCAACTATCCAAATCCTTGAGTTAGCCACTTAAATACattttagaattttctaaatgctttttttaatttaatttaattttttttagatgaaTAGGAATGCAAAATTTAAACTTCAATCTCTTGTTGAGAGGTATGCACATGTTAACAACTAATTGTGTTATGTTCAAGTTGACAtactaatttgattaattaattttgagccAAAAAATACAGTAAATGATCTCTCATTCTCAaccttctatttttcttttattttattatatcttaTTCTAGTATGAATTGTGCAACAAATATATATTGGCATAGTATCTAACCTTTCAAAATATTGATTCTCTCTAtgtcatttttaatatattttaaagacgttcttgaattgagttgagcttactttattattaatttaggttAACAATTCTATAATTCATTCGATAAgaaattatttgtaaaaatttgAACTATTAAATGTATTGAAGagaatttgtaaaaatatcTCGTATTCAATTGAGAGCATGCACGTAACTCTTTTCTTCGTATACTTTATGCCAAAAATGCAATTTCTcaatcaaacttttttttttctagacaTCTCTATTTAAATGAAGGTTGATACAACCCCTCTTACCAAATTAATATGCTAACACTTAGACCTAAATAttatctcttttttattttataggcTTAAATCATATTTCAATCCACTACTTTTAGCTTTGTCTCTATTTCTTTAAAGGTGAACGTTTCAATgaacttatttatttttatcacaATATATTAACtaaaaacaagaatcaataaatTGTTTGAAATATTGTCAAACATATGTATTAAAGAGTTCTTAGTATGTATAGAATCTATATTAGGATTTCACATGTAACATATatgaatgaaaaattaaaagggaagaaaattaaaataaacctTTTGGGACGTTTGGGACAAgggttatcatcaaaatataataatcactTCTTGCTATagtaaaaactatttcaaaacacTTATTTGCTAaggtatttactatttactatagttttactattttacattcatcattttttttattatttgttacagtgtttactatttcattcccaaactaaaatagtaaacacctcaaccacatactattataatccaagctaaaataatctacaccccaaACGCAAACTAtcataacccaactataataacttaggattataataactaactcattGCTCTAAACGTCTCATTTGTGTTAAATTTAGAAGGTAGATGTTTAAATTTCCTACTTTCACATattgttaaactaaaaaaaatgtacatAGATGAATTAAAGTaggtaaaattgaaaatattgaaattcaaaattaataatcatCAATACCTAGTCGACTTATAAACCAATTTAGAAATATACTCGCGATTCTATCTATTATCTTTTATTGAAGTAAAAGATTCTAAAATAATACCAATTTAAACGACTAcatatctataaaaaaaaacgatttaattatagatttagtgtttaaactttgaaattcattttaaaagaaTCATTTTTCATTAGAATTTGAGTTTGGTCATTTTTGAAGAGGAGAAGATCCTTCTAGACTCGTATTGTCATATCTAATCCAAAGTTCTATTCCATTAACATTGTTTGTCCAGAAGTGAGagggagagagaagaaaagaaaagcattagagaagaagaagaagaagaagaagaagaagaagaagaaaagaagaagaaaagaagaaagaaagaagggtTGTTGATTCTCCATTATactatatgtgtgtgtatatatatttattaggCCAAAGGCACAGAGAAATCCATGGCACCTGTGAGCTCCCATGGTGGTCCTTCACACGCTTCTTTTGGGCCCCTCCACCTTCCATACTAAATACTCTACTCCACACCACACCCCCCTTCTAACCATTTCTGTATATTTCTCGCAGATTCATCAGATCCCAACCCATAAAGCAATTCTGCAAAAAGCAAAAGCACTTCTGCTCTGCAAACTcctctttcctttcctttcctttcctttccctTGCTTTCCCTCTCCCCTCGTTCCTTTTTTCCTCGTTTTCCCTCCTTATCCTCACCCCCCCTACCATtctcttccttatctttttgCAACTTcaccatttttcttttcctcaacTGGGTTTCTGTTGCCGATCATTCTTTTTCCCTCTTGTAATCGCTCTCATCAATCGCCTTCACCCCATTTTAGGTACTCTCTCAATCTCAAATGGGTTTGCATTATCGTTTTGATTTTCGTGTGAAATGCTTGCTTCGATTGGATTTTCCCCCCCGttctgtgtgtgtgtgtttgtgtGGCTTAATCGGGTTTGTTCTTTTTTGCTTTTGGGTTTTGTGTTGGGGATATGAtttattttgttgttgttgttagtGGCTTTAATGCCCTGTTTTCTCTGACTctgtttctttggaaatttttttGAATGGGGCATGAAATTGTGTTCTGGGTTTTTGTGGTTTTGAAACTAAACACTGATTGGTGTATAGAAAGTTCTCGAAACCCAAATGGTTGTTTTGGGTGTGGCGTAATTAGCATTATACACGAAGGTCTGTTTTGTTTCCACAAAATGACGAACTCACCGCTACTTTCATGGCTGTGTATTTGTTTTTGTCCTTTCTTGTGGATGATAACGTAGTATTCTTCATCTTTAACCGGCATTTCTCTTTTGCGTTTTTGCATCTTTGTGGTGTTTTTAGATGAAAGCCCCTTCCTCTCTCTGTTTCTGATTGtttttcgtttttcttcttttggtttAAACTTGTGGATTTCTCTGTCTTGAATGTTCAGGGTTCTGGCATTTAGATCTGAAACCGTCCGACAGGAACTGTTTGGATTTCTTTGTACTACTTTTGaggtaatattattttataaagttCTAAGATCTATGTCTTTTCTCATTCCATTTGCATTGGTGGTATTCAAAATAGTTTGGGATATCTTAGCTACTTTTGTGTTGTTTAATTTTGCGAGTTCGAAGCAGCATGACTATGTTTGGAACTGCTAATATTTTGAGTCTTTTAAGAAACTTTGGTttaaaattctcatattttgagGTGATCAACGGCTAGCTGATTctgttttaatttattatgttCTTCCCTATTTTATAGGCTTCTGAGAACTGTTTGACATAAATTTGGATTCAGCTTCAGCTTCTGTGAAGAAATCTGACCGTCTTCGCCTACTAATTATTTTGGACTTGTTTCTTTATCACCAAGAAGATGCAGAGGCCACCACCAGAAGACTTTCTATTGAAGGAGACCAATCCCCATCTTGGTGGGGGGAAGGTCACCGGAGATAAGCTCACGAGCACGTATGATCTCGTTGAGCAAATGCAGTATCTCTACGTCCGTGTTGTCAAAGCGAAAGAATTGCCTGGAAAGGATGTTACTGGTAGCTGTGACCCTTATGTGGAAGTGAAGCTTGGGAACTACAAGGGTACAACTCGACATTTTGAGAAGAAGTCAAATCCTGAGTGGAACCAGGTTTTTGCCTTCTCAAAAGACCGGATTCAGTCTTCAGTGCTTGAGGTTACTGTGAAGGATAAAGATTTTGTTAAGGATGATTTCATGGGTCGTGTTCTGTTCGACATGAATGAGATTCCAAAACGTGTTCCGCCCGACAGTCCATTGGCTCCTCAATGGTATAGACTGGAGGACAAGAAAGGCGATAAACTGAAAGGAGAGCTGATGTTGGCTGTTTGGATGGGCACTCAAGCTGACGAAGCATTTCCTGAAGCATGGCATTCAGATGCTGCAACTGTCAGTGGAACTGATGGTCTAGCAAATATTCGATCGAAGGTGTATCTTTCACCTAAGCTCTGGTATTTAAGGGTTAATGTTATCGAAGCTCAGGACTTACAGCCTACTGATAAGGGTCGATACCCTGAAGTTTTTGTTAAGGCTATCCTGGGAAATCAAGCTTTGAGAACAAGGATTTCTCAGAACAGGACAATCAATCCAATGTGGAATGAGGATTTGATGTTTGTAGCTGCAGAACCATTTGAGGAACCCTTGATTTTGAGTGTTGAGGACCGAGTTGCTCCAAATAAGGATGAAACCCTTGGTAGATGTGCGATTCCTTTACAATATGTGGACCGGAGATTGGACCATAAACCTGTGAACAGCAAATGGTACAATCTGGAGAAGCACATCGTCCttgaaggagaaaagaaaaaagaaatcaagTTTGCTAGCAGAATTCATATGAGGATCTGTTTGGAAGGTGGTTATCATGTTCTGGACGAATCGACACACTACAGCAGTGATCTTCG contains:
- the LOC120090378 gene encoding FT-interacting protein 3 isoform X1; translated protein: MVVLHTLLLGPSTFHTKYSTPHHTPLLTISVYFSQIHQIPTHKAILQKAKALLLCKLLFPFLSFPFPCFPSPLVPFFLVFPPYPHPPYHSLPYLFATSPFFFSSTGFLLPIILFPSCNRSHQSPSPHFRVLAFRSETVRQELFGFLCTTFEMQRPPPEDFLLKETNPHLGGGKVTGDKLTSTYDLVEQMQYLYVRVVKAKELPGKDVTGSCDPYVEVKLGNYKGTTRHFEKKSNPEWNQVFAFSKDRIQSSVLEVTVKDKDFVKDDFMGRVLFDMNEIPKRVPPDSPLAPQWYRLEDKKGDKLKGELMLAVWMGTQADEAFPEAWHSDAATVSGTDGLANIRSKVYLSPKLWYLRVNVIEAQDLQPTDKGRYPEVFVKAILGNQALRTRISQNRTINPMWNEDLMFVAAEPFEEPLILSVEDRVAPNKDETLGRCAIPLQYVDRRLDHKPVNSKWYNLEKHIVLEGEKKKEIKFASRIHMRICLEGGYHVLDESTHYSSDLRPTAKVLWKQSIGVLELGILNAQGLMPMKTIDGRGTTDAYCVAKYGQKWVRTRTIIDSFTPKWNEQYTWEVFDPCTVVTIGVFDNCHLLGGDKGGGTKDSRIGKVRIRLSTLETDRVYTHSYPLLVLHPNGVKKMGEIHLAVRFTCSSLLNMMHMYTHPLLPKMHYIHPLTVSQLDSLRHQATLIVSMRLSRAEPPLRKEVVEYMLDVGSHMWSMRRSKANFFRIMGVLSGLIAVGKWFDQICNWKNPITTVLIHILFIILVMYPELILPTIFLYLFLIGVWYYRWRPRHPPHMDTRLSHADSAHPDELDEEFDTFPTSRPGDIVRMRYDRLRSIAGRIQTVVGDLATQGERLQSLLSWRDPRATALFVLFCLVAAIVLYVTPFQVVALLTGFYVLRHPRFRHKLPSVPLNFFRRLPARTDCML